The genomic region GCAACCACACCTCTAGAACAACGCAGAACAGTCTATTCTGAGTGGTAcataacaatttgtttgccagttgtcttccaagaaatcaggaaattcaaccgctgtcgacggatcacccgtcaccacgacaatgcgagctctcatacatcggctcaaacaactgcatttttgagtactcaaaacatcgatttgatgagtcatCCGCCATATAGTCCTCGATCTAGCACCACATGACTTCTTTTAAATCTCGtacgtaaaaaaataaactgagaggtcaacgtttttcaacacctgaagaagcgaagatctctCTAAAAGGACTCCtgtcgattgaaactttaaacatttttttaacaacacaaatagcgttcgtatgtcaaaacgttctgagaacGGATAActtcaaaaacatcaaactttacgataaaattattaattaacaGATTTCATCACCAGTTTTGCCAAATCCCGAAACATAAAAGGCAACCTTCGTACAACAGTACTTTTTATACTACTTTGAAAACTTTtaatcatcgtttaaggtatttggcccgcgctttcggtttctttttaatcatCTGACCCTTTTCAAAAAATGTATATCCCTGGTTTAATCTATCTGATATCGAGCCATACGTTTTTGATCCATCCTTTTACGTGTTGCTATACATTTGAAAACGCTGAATTCTTATAAAGTCCAAAGTTTTGGTTAAgtccaaaaaaccaaacgccaAAAGGGCGCATTTCGAAGACTTGCTTATCAATTCTTAAAATTCAGTTTCAATAGAGATTGACCCGAAACAACACCATAGAACTTCACGGAAAAGTGGAATGTTTTATGAGCAGCACCTTAACCATTCTTTATCATTAATTTGCATGAAGTGCTTTTAGGGAGGCATGATGTTTTTCAAAAGAGCATAGCTGTTGATATTCTTCTGTTGAAATTTGTTCCCAAAAACTGCCCCAAGTATTGGTTTTTCCATCGCTGACTTGAGCAACTGTTTATGGTCGTTCTGTGCGTACAATAACAGCTTTTCCGGTACCATGACAGAAGAAACAGAATGATGAGAACTGTGGCGTTGATTCGTTGAACTACACCCGTTGCGAGGGGGAGGTTGTCTTCGGAAAAGGGCTTGATTGCacggtttgtatttttgccgGTACGTCGTGGAGTGACCCCGCCCTTGAGCCGCCCCGAGGAAGAACAATCTGTGACGGCATGAGAATTTTACACAAGTTCTACTTTTGAGCTCCATTTAGAGCGATGGGTTTTCCGTCTTTACCGAACGCGGGGGGTGGGCGTGATGGGGgagcgaatgaaaaacaaactttaatgaaattaattaacagTTGTTTCGTAGCACAACAATTCGGTGGCACAAGGTGGCGAATGATGATGGCCTCGTTGCAATAAATACTAACCCCCCCGGTCCGACggaggtgtttttgttttactttcccaGGGCTCTCGGAAGACACTCCGAGGGGGTGGGATGGGGTGGCTCTAGTATCTTAATTTGTCCATCGTCGACGTCCACTTGACGCTGGGGCTTTCCTTCGCTTCGAATGGATTTCGCGTGTGCGACACGGAAGGGGTCAGCAGCAACTGGCTCCATCTTTGACggtatttgtgtttttttacgtGACCGTTGTTTATTAATTAACCGACGATTCGTCGCGAGAGGCGCCGCGATAACAATTGCTGACAATCGGGCCGAGGAGGGTTTACTAGTCAAGCATGAAGCGAGCAGCGAGTTGTCACGACGATGCACACACACCTCGAGAGTCCCCGCGGAGTTGCACGATTTCCGAGAAGCAAGTCGAGAGGATTAATCTTCTTCCTTTGAACCTGAAAcggcaaaaggaagaaaacaaaacggctCAATCTGTTTCTTTCGTGCTAATTTACTCAAACACCCATTGGGAGGTTTATTATTTCAACCCTAATGCGTTCgtgaaacgaaaccaaactcgtgctgttttttatttttaatgaaaaattattcgtttattttccatcgttttgtatgtgttgtttgttgtatgtgtgtttaaGGATTCACTGCCAACCCGCGTCTGCGGGCCGTTTGTTCCGTTTATGATTTCTTAATATTTGCTTTCTAAGTCATTTCCTCCAGCGctacggttttttttctttttaaccaTTCGCGTTAATATATATTTACAAAAACCCCCTTAcactacgacgacgacgttcgaTAATGTCTAACAAAATCATCACAACTCCCTTTTTTTGTGGCCACGTTCTGTGTTTTGCAGTGGTTGCAACGCACAACTGTTGCCAAAATCACGTTACGAAGTTACTTTTCCAGTGAAACAAGGATTATCCgatttagtttattttgtttctcaaTGTTTCACTGATTAGTGTAAAGTAAAACTTCGTCTATGGAcagtttttcctctctttccaACATTCCTAGTCAATTCCCTACGAAAGTGAGTGGAAATGTGTAGACTttacttgtttattttgtttattgaagTTTTAAATCGCTAAAGATACCGTAGTTTACACTCAGTGTGTTCCTTCCTcaattctgtttttctttcaaatttttacattatttttcactAGCTAAAGGGgtttaagttttaaaattgataacaaCACGATGCCCGACACAACTCGATCGATAGGTTTTCCatcaatattttctttttctgataTAGTTTATGGAGAAGTGGGTTTACTAAAttcctttccgttttcctttctccgttcccttttgttgttgttctcgtCTTCTACGCAATCTAATTCGAAAATACACTTATGGAACGAGAGACTTTGACTTTTGCACGGGTGATATTTACAGAAGGTGTAAGAATTTCGATATCTATACCCAATATGTTGACTATCGTTTttaaattccttttttttgtttgttttagtatTTCCTATGTATCGTTAAGTTGCTcttttttacccttttttttaccGCCTGTTCTTCTACACATGCACACGCGTTGCTGCACTATCTCTATGTACATAAACATCCACTTATAATgatttcaaacaacatttcttttccacctcgtAGTGTGTTGATGACTTTCGTGTGGGTGTTTTGTGGCATTCACAGGCCGGCATATCTCACTTTGACATATCATTGAAGAGATGCAGCATTAACACTCTTCAGTCTCTTATGTGCTACCGGCCTTGCAATTACACTCGAATGTCTAATTCCACTTTTTAACTGGAAacagtttgtttcgttcgtttgggtTGGTGTTTAAGGGCTCTCGGTAGTTGAACGGCCTACCATCACTGGTACGGCCTACCATCACTTTTTATGTGTTGAAGATGAAGAATCTAATAGCTAGCACGTTTTAAAGTGTTGTTTTATCTTCTCCCGCGTTCAGTCGACCTTCCCCAATCGCGACCCCCCCAGAGGAGCGGTAATAAGTATTTagtacgttttgtttttgctttgtagAAGAAATATTGCTTTTCGAGTAGAAGTTGTTGTGTAGTGTTCGCTTTGTTTTGTGTctttaaatatatatatttttaggttttatttgttttcgcaCTGGGTGTGGCAGCGCAAAGTGTCCGTTTGTATATTATCATTCAATTTTCACTTTATTACCACCTCGACACCACCCCTCCAACCACCCGACACCTAGAGACTAGAGCTGccggaaacgtgtttttttgtggGACTGCTGTTGGACTGCTGCTGAGAGATAGCTTTCGACCTTCGCCATACAATCATGAAGAGAACCATTATGTTATTGCCTTTCCGGACATTCTCCtcttattttattacattccCGCTTTTCTCAAACCCGCGCGCCCGGGGGTTGCTTCAACATTCACattaagcttttttttttgcctccatCCGTTCAGTTCCTTCCTCTCTCTCTGCGTAGATCGTgtgtcttttttgtttcatttttgtcggttggtaattttgtttcattttaaattcaatttttcttcccctgGAACTTGGCCGACGCGTCTTTACGTCGTCGTTGTTCTCCCCGTCACCTCCCAGTTTGTGGAAATGCGAGTCGCGTGGTTTAcgaatataatttaatttaattacaccTATCTCTTCTGCTCTCGTTTAGGCTCATTACTCAACCATTTCTGCGCGTCAGtttgtttctcctttttttttctccattattcgttattattttcttcctattTCTTCCTCCATCATCCAAACTGTCCTTGACTACTTTTAGTGCGGTCTtgaatttttttcccctttagTTTATCcctttatttcaaaacattttccactgTCCCccgtattttttttccacttttgatCTTACATTACTTTACGATCTTATATTTTTCTCCTGTTCTCCCTTCGCACGCACCTGTCGCGCGGTGCGCATCGGTTTTTATGACATAATTATCGTACCTTCCTCCCCCGAGGCCACGAATTCAAATGATGCATCCCCCCACCGGTCCTTTCTTCCCCCAAGGGGTTtgactttatttttttgacGCGATTGGTCAAGAAAAAGGGTTCTCCGAGGTGGTGACCCTCCGTCGGACGCGTACCAACAGCGGACGTGACGGTTAGGTGTCATTACGCGTTACTTATCTCGGTAGGGGCGAACCCCTGACCACGAGCGGATGGCGGAGGTCTGCGGCCTTCGACCGGGGGCTATAAAAATGCGCCCACCGCAATGGTGGTTCAATTTGAACTTTAAatggtttaattattttcacttttatttccCCACgccgcgcgcgtgtgtgtgttcagtTTATCATCTTCCCGCCCGCTGGCGTTTGAGAACAGGTTCAAAGTTTCCAGATTCGCCGAAGGAAATCGCGCTGGTGCGCTTGTGGCGCCTTGAGGGACCAGAACCGAgtgcctttttcctttccaccctCGGGGCACACGTTGGTCACTTTGATCTTGGCCTGCGTTGGGGGAACAACCCCACCCCAGAGTACCGGAAagtttcctcctcctccctccgAGCCGCGGGtgaaaagtgagaaaaattaaaccatcaccaaaggaaacatttttaaaaagtcAAAGTAAGAAAAGACGCAACATCCTGAAGGGCAAAAAGTTGAACCGAGGAGGTAGGATGTCCTTACGGCGAAAGGGAAGCGGGGAGGAGATGACCAAATCTTCCTCGAGGCCGTCGAAGATTATCGAAACGAAAGCAGGTCCCAATTATGAAAGTAAAACCGAAGCCAAAATGAGGAAGGACGAAGCGGTTGAGGTCGCAGTTGAGGTTCGTGGCGAATTAATTAGGTTCCGAGCTAATTCGACAGCCGTTCGCACTTCGGGGCAGTGATTTGATTGGCAATGGAATGTGAAAGTGAAATTAGTGTACGCTAATCTGCGAGGTCTTCGAGCTGTtcgggaggaaggaaaactccATCGTTCCATTGAATACTTTCTTCGTAACGAACACAGGAAAGGATCAACCGGAGGACCTGACGGTTGGACATTTCCGCACGGTTAATTACCGGAGTGGTGACTACTCTTCGGAGAATGGACCTTCCCGGCCAGGGACATATGGCCGCGTTCAATTAACCTAAAATGTTCCCGTTCTCGTTCGGGTTTGTGCCGCTTTTTGGAATTGGAGAGAAGGCTGTCAAACCGCGGCGCGCTTCATCCGCGAATTAGAGTTCGCACACCAAACCTGGACACGACACcaacgaatggaaaatggaagctGCTACGACACCGAGTCGGTTTCAATAAGTATGATTGATGGTTCTATTACCggcagagagagaaagagcccGACCACGGGTTCGATTGTGgccgaacatttccatacacgTCAGCGACCGAAGCGGGAAAATCGAGGCCAACCTaacgatgatgctgatggtgatggtttGCCGAACGGGATACTCGAGGCGGGTCGACATTGACCTATAAGAGGAGAAACATCCAGGGGGCACACCGAGAAATAAGGGCTAATGCGCGACCCGACGTTTCACGTGACACAGAGGAGGGTGATGACGCTGACGGGTTCACCCGGTTTCAAACGTCGTTGGGGCGGGAATATCGATGGATAAAGCGATACACCTCTAGGATGATCCACATGTGTGCGCGGTAGATATCTTGTCGCGATTAGTTCCCCCCCTCGAGATTGAATCTTCTTCCCCGGCCCTCTCAACGTTGCGATGAAAGCGTGAAAATAAAGAGACGAAGAGGCCACGGTTAATTGCTGTGCGACACGACCCCCACAACGGTGGAAAGGGGGGTGTGACCGACCTCCGACGACCGGGAGAGGGATCTGCGCTACCGGCCAGGGTCAAAACGTGAGCCctactttcctttccttcgggGCTCGCGCGTCAATAATGAGCTGGGCGAGAAAGCTGAGTAATGCTGCGGGGAGCGAAAGGTTTCGCCATAATGCAATCAATCGATCGGAAAAGGGACCGGAGAGAGGAAAGAGGTCAGAAGATATGAAACGCTGATGGCAAGCGTCGTCACGCCGCATCGAATCGGTCTTCGGTGGGTGTTTGGGTGATCGTgtggaacatttttttctaacaCTAATGTTCATCATTTACAGATGTTTGAACACACTGTTTGAACTACTCCATGTGGTGACCAGAACCATTTATTTAAATGGAATTTCTAAAAATCAATTCAAGTGTAAATCAAAACCCCTGGAAAGTCCAACCTCTTCGCAAACAGGAAACATTAGGCCGAAGCGAAGTTCAAACAGAAAGTCAAATATAAGACTCTTTGAAGACGACCCTTATTAGCATATCAAAGTTTTCAATATATTACTTCCAGATCGATgataaggaagaaaaaaacaacacttagTACAGTGTtttgaaagtaaattaaacAACTTGAGCTTGCCATTAATCACCTGCATATTCCCAATTGCATCGAgcttgtgttccttttttttaattttgttaaaagctgaactatatttattttgtaatttcTAGTCTGGAGTGGCTTTTATCAGCGCACGTGGAAATCTATCTGggcttttttgaaaaatattttattacaacGTAAAACGAGTGTTGATTTCTTTGATTTCCATTCAGACTTCTTATCATACATTTTAAACCAAGCATTGGGACCAAATTTTCAgggtaaaacatattttctgaaatccaTGACGACATTAAGCTATACTGAACGAAAAGGTTTCAGATAAATGTAGTCTGCAGACTCATTTAAGTAAGTAGAAAGTAGGAAGTTCAAAAGTGAAAGAAGTTGTTATAATCcgaagacaaacaaaaatgttataatccgaagaaaagcaaaaccgttgactaacaaatttaaaaaattacaaaatgtatcaaaatcaaattaaaagtatACAAATTAGAAAAGGAGAAATGCAAAGACGAATTGAACATTGACACCACCAAAGTAATGTTAAATAAAGACCAAAACCAGGTGTAAAAAGCACTAGCTTCACCCGGAAAACCCTGTACATcgtgaaagaaatgaaaccacACAAGGAAACTCCGACGGCAAACGGTGGGTTGTTTAATTACAATTATGTCCTCCCGGGAAACCACAGGATGTTTGCTTTGGCGAAGAATAAACGGTTTTGCATCAATAAATGTCAAgctttgatttttccttttgtttgcaATCGTCGTTTTGTCGTCGTTTGCCATCCGAGCGGACTAATGAGTGGGTGAGTTATAGACAAAGTATGTCCTTTTCCCGGGACTcctctctttttttccccggtgGTGCTTGTTGTTGTGTCTTTTATCTTACACTCCATTAAGGGATCAAAAAGGCTCCTTTCCTAAGCCATTGTTTGGTTGGCGATTGTTTCCCCGAAGAAAGTGCACTTGCCGAGGGAAGGGATGTTCAAGAGCGGTTCTTTGCAACCCTGGCGAACAATTGCGAGAGCGCGGCCGCGAATTAGACCGATGAGGCAAATCTCAGCCGGAAGTGGAGGGGCAAATCCGCTGGGTGGTGAGGGGACATCCAAGAGGGGCGGGGCAAAGTTGTTCATCAACTAAATCAATAAACACTTCCCGTCATAACCTTTCCGGTGGTGCCGTGTGTCCCGCCCGCccagccaccaccacccggtCGTTGAGACCGGATGTCACCGACATTATTCCGgccattaatttaattaaacaacatTCCAGCCCGCGGTTGCCGGACCGGACCGCGATCACGGTTTCCTGCGGGCTTCAGCCGGGAAAACCCGGCCAGTGAACAACAATGCCGCCGGTAACGACGCGGCATCGAGGATGTCGACGAGCCTGACGACTCTAACGAGTCACGGTGTTGCCGCTGCTGCTCTCGTTTCCTGCAGCACATTGCCTGCCTGTGTTGTGCTCGAAGGCACGCGCGAATTTCCAATTTCGAGAACAAACGAGAACGCGGGCCAACGCTTCTTCGAAGGGAAATTTATTCCCCGGACACAACGCAACAACAACGGAGAGAGGGAAGGAAGGTGATTCTGCGaactattcatttttaaataatcccCACTGGGATGTCCTTTGATGGTGGACGGCAGGCGAGAGGCTGTTGATGAAATTATTAGTATTAATTCACTGATTTTCCTGCCACTGGTCAgattatgaaaattaaataaagtaaGGTGCGTTGCTGCAAACAGAGTGTCTTTCAGCAAAACGCACTTTATATTTATAAGGAACAATAATAAGGAGGACCTAAACGATCTTGCTACTTAAATGAATCCTAGATTTCCTGTACtagttttgattttcaatgtttcctTATATGCCAATCCACTTCCAGTGTGAATGTATGATCAATTTAGTTCAACATAGCtaatgtttgttgatttgttgcaactgatttgaatgtttcgtctacatttatttgatttctgtTTAATTCTCTTGGTATTAATAACTGGAGGAATTGGAATGCAGTttaaaacttcttcggaaATGCTTCGAGAATGGGAAATTTTGTAGAAAAACCAATAcgatatttttaacaaacgaaaaagatacgctatcaaaattcgtcaaaaTGTAAGCAAGGATAAATCCGACCGATTTGACAATCTTTTAGTTTTAGCTTTAACTTGAAGCATCACTCTTAGAGGATTTGTGTAAATGAACATAACGTAACCTTTAAAAACATAGATACagttgatattttaattttgaagagTGCTTTAAAAACCATTTTAGTTCGATATGGTTTTAAGTCCACCACAAATAAATATTCCGCGAGCACGTTCAGCTCCAAGGATAAACctattgaaaaaaacaacaacctcacaattctttgaaaataaaatctagACAAGTGAAGTGAAGGGTTCAACaataatttcaaattgttATTCTAGCTACTGTTCCGTTAAGGAGGGGAAAGATGATTatgattctttttcttccgagATACTTCACCGACCTGCGTTATGTGATTTTAGACCTCGGGAAATCTGTTACTCATCTATCTTTCGAAGGTCTTTAAGAACTTCTTATCCGTGTTAAAAGAGGAACTTATCCATCACCACGAAATGACTCGtgtaaagcagcagcagtccaGCAGTTCGTAATCAGCACCgcacaacatttttaaaacgtctcttcatagttttttttttcctgggcAAAGAGGGGGAGAATAATTACGCAACCTATCTGCCATATCCTTGCCTGGACGACTGCTCTCCGCCGACGGAGTTCACTTGTTTTGCCTTCCTATCGTTCTTACAATTAGTGATAGTGGCGTATGGCGAGTTGCTTCCGACCGCTGCCTCCCAGCGTTGCGCAGGACGTCGTCGTAACCGAGGGTGGCGGTGGGGTGACCGGAGACCGAGCTCGACCGTCACCAttatgatggtggtggtggctacCGTTGCTGGTGTTACTGCTGCCTCCGCTGCCTccactgctgttgctgccgttgttgttgatgtggtTGAGGGTGCTTATGGGATAGTTTGCCGCCAGCAGCCCATTGCGGATGGGCAGCTCGGGCGGTGTGGGGGAGATGGGACTCTGCGGGGGTGAGGTGGCCTCACTCTGGCTCTCCCCACTGCCTTCACCGTCGTCGTTGACGTCCAgcgtgtcgtcgtcgtcctcgcgGTCGGACGAGATGTCATCCCGATgcggatgacgatgatggtgatggtgaagatgttgctgctgctgctgcagttgTGCATCCGGTGGCGGGGTGTAGTGACCGCCGTGTGCAAGATGATGGTGTGCAGAGGTGGATGACGGCAGTggacctcctcctcctccctgttgttgttgttgtaggctcgccggatgatgatggttgtggtggtggtggtgcgtctGATACTTCGCTACCCGTGGtggtccaccaccaccggtgggCGCTTGATTGACTCCGACAACGGACGCGCTGATGGTGTTCGTCTTGttgccaccaccagcagccgaCTGTGACGGTAGGAAGTGATCTTGATTGAGTCTTAACGGGGCGAGCGTTTGCGTCTGGTAGGTTATCTGATGGTAGTGGTGGTTAGCCGGATTGCTGCTACCGGAGGAGATACCGCCGTTGCCGTTGTGGAGATGGTGGGGCGGTATCGGTGGTGTGTAGTTCGGGAAGAGCTTCATGCCCGGCTGGATCTCTTGCTGCTGGCCG from Anopheles coustani chromosome 3, idAnoCousDA_361_x.2, whole genome shotgun sequence harbors:
- the LOC131266070 gene encoding SKI family transcriptional corepressor 2-like yields the protein LEAPPPPPRRGGPIVCGTGGQQTATSFLQLSQDHLTIGQQQEIQPGMKLFPNYTPPIPPHHLHNGNGGISSGSSNPANHHYHQITYQTQTLAPLRLNQDHFLPSQSAAGGGNKTNTISASVVGVNQAPTGGGGPPRVAKYQTHHHHHNHHHPASLQQQQQGGGGGPLPSSTSAHHHLAHGGHYTPPPDAQLQQQQQHLHHHHHRHPHRDDISSDREDDDDTLDVNDDGEGSGESQSEATSPPQSPISPTPPELPIRNGLLAANYPISTLNHINNNGSNSSGGSGGSSNTSNGSHHHHHNGDGRARSPVTPPPPSVTTTSCATLGGSGRKQLAIRHYH